The region CTAATGATGAAGTAATACATACCTCAAAGGGCAAAAGATGCACCAATTATTCTGCTGGTATTCCAGATATGAACATTACTATGTGTTTTCCTGTTCTCTTCGCCTGTGCCAACAGATTAGAGGTGATTTACCAATCTCACCATCATTTTCTCTGGATTTAATAGCACAACCGCTGCTCTAAACAAAGAGTATTTGCATTTGATTACTGGggacaaatgtgaaaacatGTTTCAGGACATACAAACCGGATTAATCAATTTGTCATCCGAAGacgacaaacacaaacatgtaagaGTTAATGTTACAAAGAAAACTGTAAATAACCTATTTTAATAGATTTAATGATGTGATCCTGTTTCAGGTGTTGGTTACACATTTGCATGTTGAAataaattttttatttttgctgttttgcttctgttttgtggcttttttcctccctttgtcTTCAGTCTGTTATGAGCGTGCATGTCATGAAGCGTATGGACATGCAGTTTCAAATATAACCACAGGGCGTCACTATTTTCAATGGTAACATCACCGGCGCCACAACAATGGACAGAGGAtcagctgctcagctgcaaATGAAATATGTCGATGTAGTCTGAAATGTCACTCATCTGGAATATCCTCTCTTGTTctgttttatttactttcattaaaagtattatttatttataaattaAAACTTACAACTGAGTCACAATTAGGAGTGAGATTTAGTTTTGaaatacacaaaaacaaagtgcattacaaaaaaataaaggtgTCAAAACTACGTGTGTGTATCGTTCACTGATGGGCTTCAGGATCAAGTGCTCTGGCATGAAAGCAGCTGTTCTTCACTGTATGCTAATCTGTTTCACACAAGAGCCCGGACGCGCACGACTCACGCTGCACGTCAGTCTAGTCCGTGCGTGGATGTCTCAGAGCGTCACCAACAATGAAGacaaatgtctttgttttatgTTCCCAggcacacgcaaacacacacgttaACGTCTCTGTGTAGAAtatttttgtgtatttcagGCATTTTCGAAAAAAAATGTTCTGATTATGAGTTTTGTGGGTTgaattgggggaaaaaacaaaatcaacgTTTTCTAAAACGGTTGTTAATGGACTTATGCTGTTCTCAGAATGAAATCAAGCTcatcatcttttcttctttttgaaagATGTTCTTTAATTTCTCGTCATCTCACGAACACGTGCCTTGGATGTGCCAGGACGCAGGCCAGAGATCGGTGCGTAATTGACACCAGCCGGTCGGTTTTGTTCTTCCTatccgctgtgtgtgtgtgtgtgtgtgtgtgtgtgtgtgtgtgtgtgtgtgagtgagtgagagagagagagagagagagagagagagagagagagagagagagaggagagagagagagagagagagagagagaggagaaggagagaaagaaggtTGTGACAATAAACCTTTTGAGTCACCATCTGAGGGGACGGCGCGTTCGCCAACTCGCggagggatggacagatggagatAGACAGATGTAGTCAAAGAGAGAAAGATTTGCACATCGCATACAGGACCTCGCATTCGGATGCTTTGGGCACTGATGAGGACCTAAGCAGAAGCTGTTGAAAGGAGTCTTTCTGCCTGTGTGCGCACCGGCTGCTTGGCACTCAATGATCCACTCTGCTGTCAGGACGTCCCCGTGTTCTCGGAGCAGGTGGTAACAGGTGTAACAGTTCGGTGGCAGGTGGTCTCTGCGGAAGCGCTGAAACATGTCGGGGCAGAATGAATCGCAGAGGAGCGACAGAAGCCGCTTCCAGGTGGATGTGGTGTCAGAAGCCTCCTCCGCAGAGCCCACTTCCATCCCTGCAGAGGCTCCTGGTTCTCCCCCTGTTCCGTGCCCTACAGACGGATTCAAGCCCTCTGAGGAATCCAAAGGTCGCTTCAGGCTGGTGGGCTTTAGTGATCCGGGCGCGCTGGGAAGCGCGATGGACATCGGTCTGCCGCCTGATGTGTCCCATGAGCCGGACACGGCGAGGAGCGACTCAGTCAGTCTGCACTCGACGGGCACAGGACACACGCACATCTCCGACCACTCCAACACCTACTACATGAGGACGTTTGGACACAACACCATAGATGCGGTGCCCAACATCGACTTTTACCGGCAGACTGCTGCGTCCTTCGGGGAGAAGCTGAGCCGACCGTCGCTATCGGAGCTCCACGATGAACTTGAcaaagtaaagtaaaaaaaaaaaaaactacaccaACTAGAAAAGCTTAATGCAACATTTTAGAATGTTGCTGCACGATTAAGCGTCAATTTAGAAATGTAGTTTATAACAGCTACTATAACCTAAATGTATTTAAACTTACATACAACACACACCGTCTCGGGCTAAACTGGATGGTAATAGGTTTGGATAAAAGTAAAGGGACTCGAgaatcttttatttctttgaatgcatttttaaaatatttatctgAACAAAACATAGCAACAGTAATTATGCTTGACAGTAATATACAGTTCTACTTTCTGACCCTGAGTGGGCTCATGACATCATAAGATAGAGGctcacgcgcgcacgcgcacacacgcacaatgcTGCCTTTCATGTCCCTGCAGTTGTCCCCTGTCGTGCTCCCACTCCTCTGTTACAACAAGGTAACATAGACCTACATTGTCTGCTGGTGCACAGCTGACGTGGTGTGAATGACGTCAGAAGACGCTTTGGGCTCTCTGAGACTTCCCGAGAATTTCCCAATATCCATGTATCTACTCGAACAAGCACAAGCAATATCTAAAACATAAATGGACTTAATGAACGGATGTCTCTTTCACCATCTGATCAGGGCAAAGCTGGGGTCTGGGAACCTCCTCACACTCCAGGGCCCACAGCACAGTGGAGGCACCGGAAGCTGCAGACGTCTATGAGAACATCTGATATTCAGTTCAACCACACTTAAACTGTGTTTCCATCTATGTTGCGATTGATTTTCAGGAACCGTTTGAGGACGGACTGGCTAACGGCGAGGAGCcgtcagcagcagaggaagcggCGGCCTTGGCGgcgaaggagaggaaaggtggAACTGTGAAGTTTGGTTGGGTCAAAGGGGTCCTGGTACGTGAGACGCTCCTCTGAATGAAAAAGCGAGACTCTGCGTCAAAGGCTGAACATTACAAACTGTGTTATAGATCCGCTGCATGTTGAATATCTGGGGTGTGATGCTCTTTATCCGAATGTCCTGGATTGTGGGACAGGCTGGAATAGGTCAGTACAAACAAATCTGCATCCACAGTCCTCATTTCTTAGTAATAACAATATAATCATCTGAAATTCTGAATACGCAAGACACGATTTGTCTGTCCGATAAATCCAGCACCTAGTGTGTGTCCTGATATAACTCCGCTCTGTGACACATTTTACTCTACCGAATCGTTATCAGAGTAAACACACAGCAAGTCAGCAGTTCTCCCCTATGAGGACAGATCTTATGTCTTCTAAATCACATACGACGCTTTTTAAATGCACCTCTCATgggtttgcttgtttgtttcctCTGTTTGTGTGCTAGGACTAACCATTGCCATCATTCTGATGGCCACGGTGGTCACTACCATCACCGGCCTCTCCACATCTGCCATAGCAACCAATGGCTTCGTGCGCGGAGGTGAGACCATGAATGTTCACATGTTGCCTGATGCATTATGAAAGAAAGTGATCACACTTGTGTGTCGCAGGAGGAGCGTATTATTTGATCTCCAGGAGTCTGGGGCCGGAGTTCGGAGGCTCCATCGGACTTATCTTCGCCTTTGCAAATGCCGTGGCCGTCGCCATGTACGTCGTGGGCTTCGCGGAGACGGTTGTCGAGATGCTTAACGTGAGACATAGATTGACTGTTCGCCCATGAGTCCATCCCTGCCGCTGTGATAAACTTGCTTCTGCCTTCCCTGCTGGCTGCAGAATGTTGACGCCCTGATGACCGATGAACTAAACGACATTCGCATCGTCGGGACTCTGACCATCATCCTCTTGCTGGGAATCTCTGTGGCTGGGATGGAATGGGAAGCCAAAGTATGTCCTATTGAGCAACACATGCAGAAAGTTGTGGCTGGAGGATCGAGTAATAGCCAAGATATTGGTCGAGATGTCCCCATTTATATCAGGAAAACATCCATAGACCATTTAGTGGTGACTCTCTATTGGCACTACTAACAGACTTCttcccttccctctcttcctcaggCTCAGATTGTACTTCTGGTCATCCTCCTGGCGGCCATTGTTAACTATTTCATAGGAAGTTTCCTGTCTATAGAAAGCAAAGAACCCAAAGGATTCTTTGGTTACCACAGTAAGTCACCATTTTCCCCACAAACTTGTTTGTTCTGTGATATACTGAGAAATTTAAATCAGCGAACTAAAATTATCCGTCTCCAGCTTCCATTTTTGTAGAGAACCTGGGTCCGGATTTTAGAGACGACGAGACGTTCTTCTCTGTATTTGCCATCTTCTTCCCCGCAGCCACGGGGATCCTGGCTGGAGCTAACATCTCTGGAGACCTCAGCGTAAGTTTGATGTCGTGCACATTACTTTTTATGTCAGGAGGGATTAGAATGAGGCAGTTGCCTCTGAGCAACTGAGCTGGGCAGCAACTAAACCTGAACCTGTTCTTGTCTCCAGGACCCTCAGTCAGCAATACCGAAAGGTACTCTGCTGGCCATCGTCATCACAGGCATCACTTATGTGTTTGTTGCCATATCTGCAGGTAATATATAACTAATTTTGATAAAATGGGAGATAAATCAATGTGCAGGCGGCACTAAATTTGATTAGATTTAAATTGATTTACATTCTCAGACCTGTGGACCAGCCTTACCTGTGGTTGTTCTGATCTTCTGCCTCAGGCTCCTGCATGGTCAGAGATGCCACAGGAGACCACAACGACACGGTGAGCGACACAGTGAACTGCACCGACGCTGCCTGCATGCTCGGGTACGACTTCTCCATCTGCAAAGAGGGGGGCTGTCAGTACGGCCTGATGAACAACTTCCAGGTAAATTAGCAGCACTCATGCTCAAACATTCATTAGAAACTATTTGCATATGAACCACAAATCTTTAAGTCAATTTTGTTCTGTATCATTTCCTGTTGCTGTAATcgtgattattttttaaatctgtgtgtgtgtgtgtgcgtgtgtgtgtgtgtgcgtgtgtgtgtgtgtgtgagagagagagagagagagagagagagagacagagagagagagagagagagagagagagctgttcCCAAACAAAGTGTAGCTATGATAATACTGACTGTTGTTTAGAGTCACAAGGTTCTTTGGCTGAGAGCTGAATGAAAGCATTGACAGTatccacctacacacacacacacacacacacacacacacacacacacacacacaacacacacacacacacacacacaaacacacacacacacacacacacacacacacacacacacacattgttttatCATGATTCTTGTTTATATTTTGCTTCTCTATGATTTCGTTTGTGTGTCTGATACACACAGATGAGATGCATGAATTTGACATCCGTATGTTTCTGATCCGTTTACATGCTGACAGATGTCCTGTAATGCTGGTAGGTACTGAATGGTGTTAGAAGGAGATCAGGAAGCACTGtcctgagctgcagctttgGGCTGACTGTTGCTTATGATGACAGTGTTGTGGGAACCTTGACATTGTTGCACTCTTGATGAGATGTCCTACTGGTTGAGTCGCTGCACAGCTTTTCTGAAGGATTAGGCACATGTGTAAAGATACTTGCTTGTGAATTTGTTTGTTGCGCAGGTGATGAGTTTGGTGTCAGGCTTCGCACCTCTGATTTCTGCAGGGATTTTTTCCGCCACACTGTCCTCCGCACTGGCGTCGCTGGTCAGCGCACCCAAAGTCTTCCAGGTCAGATAATCCAGCCACAttttcaaaaaatatatattagcGGGAAGCAACACTGTCACTATTATTTTATCCACAACAAAAACCTTTCAAGAGAAAACCAAGTGTCGTATGTTGCCGTTATCCCAGGCTCTGTGTAAGGATAACATCTATCCAGGACTAGGTGTGTTTGCAAAGGGTTATGGAAAGAACAATGAACCTCTCCGTGCTTACGTCCTGACCTTCTGCATCGGCCTCGCTTTCATTCTGATTGGTAGGCTCTGTTCCATCCAAACACAATCTTTTGGATTTTAATGGTTTAATGCTGACGCTCTCTCAATGCTGTCTTTCAGCTGAATTGAACATCATCGCACCCATCATCTCCAACTTTTTTCTGGCCTCTTATGCTCTGATAAATTTCTCCGTCTTCCACGCGTCCTTAGCCAACTCTCCGGGTAAATTAAGCAAACATGTCAATGTTAATATTTATTGCACCTTTTCGTTGTCCTGCTGCTACATCTCCTTTCACGTCCGCATCATCTGTCGCCACAGGGTGGCGCCCAAGCTTCAAGTACTACAACATGTGGGTGTCACTTGCGGGGGCGATCCTGTGCTGCGTGGTCATGTTTGTCATCAACTGGTGGGCCGCTCTGGTCACTCTGCTCATCGTCCTCGCCCTTTATATTTACGTCTGCTATAAGAAGCCTGgtaaatacaaaagaaaattaATGTACGAATTATACTTTGATCATAAAAACAAGTCAAACAACTAAAGCTGAAATCATGCCAACAAGAAAAAGAGCATTGGTAAACCCAGTTTGAAGCAAATGAGCAGTTCTACGACCGACCACGACGTGCTGCTGGTGTTGACCTCGCACATCTTTATTTTCACACCAGCGTCTGAAATCCATCTGAAATTGAAGTCATTTAAAGTCCATCGTCCAAAATCAGCATCACCAATCTGTTTTTTCTGATCCTGTGCAGATGTGAACTGGGGTTCATCCACACAGGCTCTGATCTACAACCAGGCCTTGACTCACTGCCTGAACCTCACTGGTGTCGAGGACCATGTGAAGAACTTCAGGTGTGGATGAAAGTAACAACAATCACTCAGATGATATTGATACAACTGTGAATATGAAGGTGAGCATCATTTACAGGCCTCAGTGTTTGGTTCTGACCGGATATCCAAACTCTCGGCCAGCTTTGCTTCAGCTGGTTCATTCTTTCACCAAGAACGTCGGCCTGATGGTCTGTGGTCATGTCAGGACTGTACGTACAGGAGCTTTAACAAACATTTCATCCTGATTAACTCCATTTGAGTGTTCCGGTCCTCTGTCTTCTCCAGTCACCTCCCGTATCTCTGTTCAGGTGTCCCGACGGCCAAACTTTAAGGAGCTGTACCAGGATCGCGCCCGCTGTCAGAACTGGCTGAATAAAAAACGCATGAAAGCCTTCTACTCTACAGTTTTTGCTGACAATCTGAGACATGGGACACAGTTCCTTCTGCAGGTAGGAACAACGTCTATATAATACAAAATATTCCATGTAAAAATACTTAATGTCAATTGATTGTACACTCATTGTTTAAACCTGCTTTGGGAATCCAAATCAGATAAATAAATTATCTATTATATTAATCCATATAGATTGAGCACATTAAAGACACATGAAATGGTGAAGAAAGACTTAAATGAAAGCTGAGTGCAGTACTTACGTTTAATTCATTATGCATGAATCTAAGTGACGGCTGAAGGATTTGACCATTTTAATGTGCCTCTCTAATGCAAAGCAGAGAACTGGGGGAAATGTAGTAAAAATGCTCCAGGTAAAGTTCAGCATCCAAAGGATCAGTCAGAGAAGGGGGAATAGAATCTAAAATGTTATGGTAAATGCAAAGGTGAGAACTGCTTTGGGACATGACACAAACtgccaaaataaaacatgaagtgCTAAAATCAAAGCCTAAACTATTGCTAACTGCTAACTCTCCtgtttcaaacagaaaagtTGTCTGAAAAGCTGAATTAGGCTGAATTTAAGTCCTGTTCTCTGTTTCATTACCTTCAGGCTGTCGGTTTGGGTCGTCTAAAGCCGAACACGTTGGTCATGGGATTTAAGAACAACTGGAGTGATGGAGACATGAGACATGTAGAGATTTACATCAACACTATACAGTAAGACCTGAAGTTATTGGTCAATGAATCAAACATGGTTAAGGTTTAGGGTAACAAAATGTCCTGTCTTCCAGCGATGCCTTTGATCTGCAGTTTGGGGTTGTGATCCTACGACTGAAGGACGGGCTGGACATCTCTCACATTCAGGGACAAGGTACACCTGCCTTTAACTGTATTTACAAGAGCTTCGACATGGACTGCTATAGAATAATGTGTCCATCTCCTCTTTTGTCCCTCCCAGATGATCTGATGTCATCCCAGGAGAAGCCGCTAACTAGCAGTAAGGAAGTTGTGATTTCGGTCAGTCTAGCTAAGGACTCCGACTCGGACTCCAGTCCTTCAAAAACCACCAGCAACCAGAGCAGCCTGCTTAACATCAGAGGTGAAACCCAGAGCTCCTCTGTCTGAtacaaagaagaagaggagaagtcACGTTATAGAGTTTATTGGCCCTTATGTTGTGTCATATGATGTGATTTACAGAGTCCAAGTCTCCTCTCAGTCAGACTGACCAGCGTctgctggagagcagccagCAGTTCAAGAAGAAACAAGGCAAAGGAACCATCGACGTCTGGTGGTTGTTTGATGATGGGGGTTGGTTTTCATGAAATACTCAGACTCGACATCAACATCCGCGCAAGACCTAATCAAGAACTAATCAAGCATGTTTGTGATTGCAGGTCTGACTCTGCTCATTCCCTTCCTGCTCACTAACAGAGGCAAGTGGGGTGACTGTCGGATCCGCGTCTTCATTGGCGGCAAAATCAACCGGATCGATCACGACCGTCGAGCGTGAGTTGTATCACCTGTTGTGGTTCTCTATAACAGGTGAACCTATATTCTAAGAATAGCCTATGCATCTGTGCGCATCCTTCAATCCAGGATGGCCACACTGCTCAGCCGGTTCAGGATTGACTTCTCAGACATCATCGTCCTTGGAGACATCAACACCAAACCCAAGAAACACAAGTAATGACCTCTATGACCGCAGTGGCGTTGGTTTGCTGTCAGTTTTCAGCATATTATTGCATTAGAATTTGCTTTGTCTTTTCAAAGTAAGCTGACATTTAAAGAGCTGATTGAGCCATACAGGCTGAAGGAGGACGATATGGAGCAGGAGGCCGCAGAGAGGCTGAAGGCCCAGGAGCCCTGGAGAATCACTGATAATGAGCTGGAGCTCTACAAGGCCAAGGTCTGCTTATCTCTGACCAATCTAACGCTGATATGGTAGAATTACACACCAAAAGGAACGTTAACAGGAACAAACTGTGTGTGATCTTTCAGACCAACCGACAGATCAAGCTGAACGAGCTGCTGAAGGAACATTCCAGCACAGCAAAACTTATTGTCATGTAAGAACTTCAGGTTCTATATTTGAAAAATTCTGGCTCATCATCATATTTCAGTTTATAGGCATTAAGGAGAATGCTATCAGAATTTGTAGGCTTGGTTCTCTTTAGGACAAACCTAcgcattaaaaaaatgttaataacaCACTGTTACACTAATGTTTGAACTGGGTTATTATATTAATATTACTGAAGAATCAAGAAGAAGGCAACAACAGTTGTGGAGGTTATGGCTTTTTAAACTTATACTCATACTTGCTGAGTCAGTTGTGCCCAAGTAAACTAAAATATACAGTACTATACTTTAATAAAAGTGAGAGTCTATTGTGCATTTAGAAGTGCTTCATTTATTAAATGTCAAGAAAAATGTTGTATTGATGGATCACATGTACAAGTAAATTCTGTCTacctttctgtctgtgtctagGAGTATGCCATTGGCCAGGAAGGGCACAGTGTCCAGTGCTCTTTATATGTGCTGGCTGGAAACGCTGTCCAGAGAcgtccctcctctgctgctggtccGAGGGAACCACCAGAGTGTCCTCACCTTCTACTcgtaacacacactcacaaatatGCAGCGCTCACACATATAGTGCCAATGTTTATTAAAGCATTACAGCCCCAGCACAAACAGCCTATGGTCACAATTTTGGACCGAACTaattaaaaaaatcttattttttaactttgttAACACTTCCATTTTATATAGTCTGTGATTTTTTGTATGCATAAATAAGAGTAAATCAAATTATTAACTTATTTTGTCTGACTTTATGTATTTATATGACAAAATGAAGATTGCAAAATGTTGTTGTGAAATGATGAGATGTTTTCATGAAATTTGTATTGCTTGTAACATTTTGAAAATaatgcttcttcagttctgaagaaaatcagaactgaagaagcattctggatagaaggcgaaacgtcttcaaaagagaagaaaaacagtccagttgacacagaaaacaaccttggataactatgacctggatgactgagaatctacacagacattattTTGAAAAGGTTTTATTAAAGTATTAACAAAACCATGTTTCTGTTtctggaaatgaaatgaaagcagaatGAGAAGATGTTGCATTTGTGTCAATGGAAACATGAAAATTAAGAAAGACTGTTGAGAAGGCTGTACCTGAAGACACCGCAGCTGTTTCTTTTGTTCTGGTGGACTTGAATGCAACACCAAACACCAAACTGCTTACTGTTCAGATGGAAGGTCagactttcttctttttaaccCTAATTTGGAAATCAAAGCCGCCTCATTGGAAGATGACCAGCTGATTGGCTTTGGCTCTCAAGCCAGGAGCACTTGGAAAGACAGCGTCCCAGGGACATGAATGTTGCTGCAGTACTCCAATCAATCTATCAATAAACCAATcaaacaatctttatttatatagcatctgttacaatcaaaattgtttctaggcgctttacagaatcccagggcctgacccctaacaaacaacagtggcaaggaaaaactgccctttaagaaaccttgagcaggaccaggttcatctggaccctcttgctgatggctggctgggtagagagaggagaagggggggaggacaggtagaggagagaataggtagaaaacatagaaataagttatattaattaaaataaattgccggtagagttgagttgagtgggtcagtggggtcggtggtcagtaggtcagcatacaactatgaaggcggcgatacctgtagatgaatacagggggagcagaaaaactacggtacacaagaaataacatcactgatctaattggagaggagaggagaggagaggagaggagaggagaggagaggagaggagaggaggagaggagaggaaaccatgacccagtggggtgacagaggcctgtcaggtgatcatgtttctgtaccccGGCAGCCTAGGCCTATAGCAgtataactaagatgttaacctaataattaggttaataactggaactacagaattagtgataataagctttttcaaagagctAGGTTTTAAgtttaatcttaaaagtagagatggagtcagcctcccgtacctggacagggagctggttccacagcaggggggctgggtagctaaatgcttggcctcccattctacccctagagactctggggatcACAAGTAAGCcaacattctgagagcggagcggtctcttgggatgataaggtgtcactagctcctccaggtaggatggagctaggcctctgaggaccttgtaggtcagaagaaggattttaaaaatcattctaaatttaatgggcagccaatgaagagacaccactacaggagttatgtgatctcttttgtcaatacctgtcagaactctagcttccgcattttggatcagctggagacttctgaaagagttgtttggacaccctgataataaagaattacaatagtccagcctggaagtaacaaatgcatggactaacttttcagcatcatgccgcgtcagtagtttcctgatctttgcgatgtttctcaggtgaaaaaaggcacttctagagactattttgatgtgtgagttaaaggacaagattttggtcaaaagttactccaagattcttCACAGAGAGACTAAATGCTATGGAGATACCATcta is a window of Takifugu flavidus isolate HTHZ2018 chromosome 5, ASM371156v2, whole genome shotgun sequence DNA encoding:
- the LOC130526211 gene encoding solute carrier family 12 member 2-like codes for the protein MSGQNESQRSDRSRFQVDVVSEASSAEPTSIPAEAPGSPPVPCPTDGFKPSEESKGRFRLVGFSDPGALGSAMDIGLPPDVSHEPDTARSDSVSLHSTGTGHTHISDHSNTYYMRTFGHNTIDAVPNIDFYRQTAASFGEKLSRPSLSELHDELDKEPFEDGLANGEEPSAAEEAAALAAKERKGGTVKFGWVKGVLIRCMLNIWGVMLFIRMSWIVGQAGIGLTIAIILMATVVTTITGLSTSAIATNGFVRGGGAYYLISRSLGPEFGGSIGLIFAFANAVAVAMYVVGFAETVVEMLNNVDALMTDELNDIRIVGTLTIILLLGISVAGMEWEAKAQIVLLVILLAAIVNYFIGSFLSIESKEPKGFFGYHTSIFVENLGPDFRDDETFFSVFAIFFPAATGILAGANISGDLSDPQSAIPKGTLLAIVITGITYVFVAISAGSCMVRDATGDHNDTVSDTVNCTDAACMLGYDFSICKEGGCQYGLMNNFQVMSLVSGFAPLISAGIFSATLSSALASLVSAPKVFQALCKDNIYPGLGVFAKGYGKNNEPLRAYVLTFCIGLAFILIAELNIIAPIISNFFLASYALINFSVFHASLANSPGWRPSFKYYNMWVSLAGAILCCVVMFVINWWAALVTLLIVLALYIYVCYKKPDVNWGSSTQALIYNQALTHCLNLTGVEDHVKNFRPQCLVLTGYPNSRPALLQLVHSFTKNVGLMVCGHVRTVSRRPNFKELYQDRARCQNWLNKKRMKAFYSTVFADNLRHGTQFLLQAVGLGRLKPNTLVMGFKNNWSDGDMRHVEIYINTIHDAFDLQFGVVILRLKDGLDISHIQGQDDLMSSQEKPLTSSKEVVISVSLAKDSDSDSSPSKTTSNQSSLLNIRESKSPLSQTDQRLLESSQQFKKKQGKGTIDVWWLFDDGGLTLLIPFLLTNRGKWGDCRIRVFIGGKINRIDHDRRAMATLLSRFRIDFSDIIVLGDINTKPKKHNKLTFKELIEPYRLKEDDMEQEAAERLKAQEPWRITDNELELYKAKTNRQIKLNELLKEHSSTAKLIVMSMPLARKGTVSSALYMCWLETLSRDVPPLLLVRGNHQSVLTFYS